The following proteins are encoded in a genomic region of Fervidobacterium pennivorans DSM 9078:
- the ftsA gene encoding cell division protein FtsA, translating to MPKSREVVSLDIGNDSIKGIVVDFSEGYGNVLAFSNVKTRGIENGEIKDVVALNESMTQIIEDLEDQLGKELKGELLVSSSCGDFTLTEITEELILTEKEEAHVSEEHVMKLTDNLLADLFPNNERNSLHLFVKKYVLDDNKIVVNPIGMKARKIAAIYTVVMGSEKYRNVVEYATKDILGEAEYYISFVSDAEAVLSNVEKDRGVVHVDLGYNYTTVTLYYANTPLEMERIEISMKNVLKDIAIVLKTSLQEAERLLKTYGVAVYLDIEPTPIEYKGLDGRTIQRTDKEFLSRIIYARLREIFMRVKKLYKDFIVKYPDFGNIGIPGGIVLTGGGAMLQRIETLASEVFKCPVRIGTVADTEMFKAEGAELNVFTPLYAAAFGNIIVYQKEQNMYSPMVGEKTKKRQSGTGFFKKLSETFGKIFG from the coding sequence ATGCCTAAATCACGAGAGGTTGTTTCTCTGGACATAGGAAATGACAGTATCAAAGGTATTGTTGTTGATTTTAGCGAAGGTTATGGCAATGTCTTGGCATTTTCCAATGTGAAAACAAGAGGCATAGAGAACGGTGAAATTAAAGATGTTGTAGCCTTAAATGAGTCAATGACACAAATAATCGAAGATTTGGAAGACCAGCTCGGTAAAGAGCTTAAGGGAGAGTTATTAGTTTCCTCAAGTTGCGGTGATTTTACTCTTACAGAAATCACTGAAGAACTCATATTAACTGAAAAGGAAGAAGCACATGTTTCTGAAGAACACGTAATGAAGCTTACCGATAACTTACTAGCTGACTTATTCCCCAACAACGAGAGAAACTCTCTGCATCTTTTTGTTAAAAAATACGTACTAGACGACAATAAGATAGTTGTCAACCCTATCGGAATGAAAGCCAGAAAAATTGCGGCAATTTACACCGTTGTTATGGGTTCGGAAAAGTACAGGAACGTTGTTGAATACGCCACAAAAGATATCCTTGGAGAAGCCGAATATTATATCTCGTTTGTATCAGATGCAGAGGCCGTGCTTTCAAATGTTGAAAAAGATAGGGGCGTTGTTCACGTGGACTTGGGCTATAATTACACAACGGTAACTCTGTACTATGCGAATACGCCCCTTGAAATGGAGAGAATAGAGATATCAATGAAAAACGTTTTAAAAGACATAGCGATTGTTCTAAAGACATCTTTACAAGAGGCTGAAAGGTTATTAAAAACCTACGGTGTGGCAGTGTATTTAGATATTGAGCCGACACCAATTGAATACAAAGGTTTGGATGGTAGGACCATCCAGCGAACCGATAAAGAATTTTTATCGAGAATAATCTACGCAAGACTTCGGGAAATATTTATGCGGGTAAAGAAACTTTACAAAGACTTCATAGTGAAATACCCTGATTTTGGGAATATTGGGATTCCTGGTGGAATCGTTTTAACCGGTGGCGGGGCCATGCTTCAACGCATTGAAACACTTGCAAGCGAAGTTTTCAAGTGTCCTGTTAGAATTGGAACCGTAGCAGATACAGAGATGTTTAAAGCCGAAGGTGCTGAACTGAATGTGTTCACGCCTTTGTATGCAGCAGCCTTTGGAAATATAATAGTTTATCAGAAAGAGCAGAACATGTATAGCCCCATGGTAGGTGAGAAAACGAAAAAACGACAATCTGGAACTGGATTTTTCAAAAAACTTTCCGAGACCTTCGGAAAAATATTCGGATGA